A single window of Solenopsis invicta isolate M01_SB chromosome 3, UNIL_Sinv_3.0, whole genome shotgun sequence DNA harbors:
- the LOC105192989 gene encoding endoplasmin, giving the protein MRKLYILIAGLFLLAGFVRAEDEAEENAGTVENDLGASREASRTDHEAVQREEEAIKIDGLNTAQIKELREKAEKFAFQTEVNRMMKLIINSLYRNKEIYLRELISNASDALDKIRLLSLTNKSVLETNTELAIRIKADKENKVLHIMDSGIGMTKQDLVNNLGTIAKSGTAEFLGKMQDVTNAQDMNDMIGQFGVGFYSAYLVANVVVVTTKHNDDKQYIWESDSSNFSIIEDPRGDTLKRGTTVSLHLKDEASDFLEPDTIKTLVKKYSQFINFPIYLWNSKQVQVDAEEVEEDKPVKEKDDSDTEDKEDEEDDAKVEEDTEEKKPKKVDKTVWDWELLNDSKPIWTQKPNEVDEKEYIEFYKTLTKDNQEPLAKTHFIAEGEVTFKSVLYIPKVQPSDSFNRYGTKSDNIKLYVRRVFITDKFTDMMPNYLSFIRGIVDSDDLPLNVSRENLQQHKLIKVIKKKLIRKVLDMIKKIPKEDSETFWKEYSTNIKLGIIEDPQNRARLSKMLQFHSSTQKEMTSLPEYVSRMKANQQHIYYIAGSSEDEVKKSPFVERLEKKGYEVLYLTEAVDEYAISALPEFDGKKFQNVAKEGFTLDEGERAKERMEQLKTTFEPLVKWLSDILKDHISKAQVSERLTDSPCALVASMFGWTGNMERLAISNAHQKTDDPQKSYYLNQKKTLEVNPRHPLIRELLRRVEVDSADQTAKDIALMMFRTATLRSGYMLRETASFADSVEQLMRKSLGISLDEVPEEEESQDEEASNEKVSDIDAEDDKKYEEEEEEDEKHDEL; this is encoded by the exons ATGAGAAAACTGTACATACTGATCGCGGGATTATTCCTGCTGGCGG GATTCGTCCGGGCCGAGGATGAGGCCGAGGAGAACGCCGGTACCGTGGAGAATGATCTTGGCGCCAGCCGCGAGGCATCGCGAACAG ATCATGAAGCAGTACAAAGAGAAGAGGAAGCGATAAAGATCGATGGTTTAAATACTGCCCAGATAAAAGAACTCAGAGAAAAGGCTGAAAAATTTGCATTTCAGACTGAAGTCAACCGCATGAtgaaacttattattaattctctttACCGTAACAAAGAGATTTATCTCAGAGAATTGATATCAAATGCATCCGACGCATTGGACAAAATTAGATTATTGTCTCTCACCAATAAGAGCGTGTTGGAAACAAATACTGAATTGGCTATTAGAATAAAAGCAGACAAGGAAAATAAAGTACTGCATATAATGGATTCTGGTATTGGCATGACGAAGCAAGATTTAGTGAACAATCTTGGAACCATCGCTAAATCTGGCACAGCCGAGTTTCTGGGAAAAATGCAGGATGTCACGAATGCCCAGGACATGAATGACATGATCGGTCAATTTGGTGTGGGCTTTTATTCTGCCTACTTGGTTGCAAATGTTGTTGTTGTTACCACCAAACATAACGACGATAAACAGTATATTTGGGAATCCGATAGTTCCAACTTTAGCATTATTGAAGATCCACGTGGAGATACCTTGAAGAGAGGAACGACTGTAAG CTTACATTTGAAGGATGAAGCATCAGACTTCCTAGAGCCTGATACGATTAAGACCCTAGTGAAGAAATATTCACAGTTTATCAATTTCCCTATATATTTATGGAACAGTAAACAAGTACAAGTCGACGCTGAAGAAGTGGAAGAAGATAAGCCTGTAAAAGAGAAAGATGATAGCGATACCGAAGATAAAGAGGACGAGGAGGATGACGCTAAGGTAGAAGAGGACACAGAGGAGAAGAAACCTAAGAAAGTGGATAAGACTGTATGGGATTGGGAACTATTGAACGATTCGAAACCAATTTGGACACAGAAACCGAACGAAGTCGATGAAAAGGAATATATCGAGTTCTACAAGACACTGACCAAAGATAATCAGGAACCTTTGGCAAAGACGCATTTTATTGCGGAGGGTGAAGTCACATTCAAATCTGTCTTATATATCCCTAAGGTTCAACCGAGTGACAGCTTCAATCGATACGGTACCAAGTCCGACAACATCAAGTTGTACGTCAGGCGAGTCTTCATCACCGACAAGTTCACCGACATGATGCCGAATTATCTGTCCTTTATTCGTGGTATCGTGGACAGCGACGATCTACCGCTCAATGTTTCACGCGAGAATCTTCAGCAGCACAAATTGATCAAAGTTATCAAGAAGAAACTCATCAGAAAGGTACTGGACATGATCAAGAAGATTCCCAAAGAGGATTCTGAGACGTTTTGGAAGGAATATAGCACAAACATCAAATTAGGCATAATTGAGGATCCTCAGAATCGTGCGAGACTATCCAAGATGTTGCAATTCCACTCGTCGACGCAGAAAGAAATGACCTCTCTGCCCGAATATGTATCCCGCATGAAGGCCAATCAGCAACATATCTACTACATCGCTGGTTCGTCCGAGGATGAAGTAAAGAAGTCGCCATTCGTCGAAAGGCTGGAGAAGAAGGGCTACGAGGTGCTGTATCTGACAGAGGCGGTGGACGAGTACGCGATATCGGCATTGCCCGAGTTCGATGGTAAAAAGTTTCAGAATGTTGCAAAGGAAGGTTTCACGCTGGACGAGGGAGAACGGGCGAAAGAACGAATGGAACAGTTGAAGACGACGTTTGAGCCTCTAGTCAAATGGCTGAGTGACATCCTGAAGGATCATATCAGCAAGGCGCAAGTGTCGGAACGCCTGACCGATTCGCCTTGTGCCTTGGTTGCCAGCATGTTTGGCTGGACCGGAAATATGGAACGTTTGGCGATCTCAAACGCGCATCAGAAAACCGATGATCCACAGAAGAGCTACTATTTGAACCAGAAGAAGACTTTGGAAGTTAATCCGAGGCATCCACTCATCAGAGAACTGCTACGCAGAGTCGAGGTTGACTCGGCCGATCAGACAGCCAAGGACATTGCACTGATGATGTTCCGCACGGCAACTTTACGATCGGGTTACATGCTACGGGAAACTGCCAGTTTTGCAGATAGCGTGGAACAACTAATGAGGAAGAGCCTAGGAATCTCTTTAGACGAGGTGCCCGAGGAGGAGGAATCGCAGGACGAAGAAGCAAGTAACGAGAAGGTCTCGGACATCGACGCCGAGGATGATAAGAAATatgaagaggaggaggaggaggatgagaAGCACGATGAGTTGTAA